The Gossypium hirsutum isolate 1008001.06 chromosome D03, Gossypium_hirsutum_v2.1, whole genome shotgun sequence genomic interval AATTTCACACAAAGTTATCTGTTGATCCACATCTATAACATGCCCCCAATTTGCTTCTGCAATCACCATTATGAAATTTTCCGCAATGTTTACAAGATAACTTTGGAACATTCCGCACACTTCCCATACTATTCATAGGCTTTGTAGGAGGTTTAAAATTGTGTTGAACTGATTTATTTTTGCTCGGATGCTTAGATGCTGAAGTAGCTCGGCTAAAGTCTTCTATAGTTTTCTTTATTGGTGGTAAAGAAATTGACTTGGAGAAACCTCTTTTATTAATTTCCCGAGCCTGTTTATCTCTTTGCAATTTGTGGTTGTACAGTTCTTCCATTTTTTGTACACGATTAGATAGACCAACAAATTCTAGGATTTCATTACCTCCAATCATCATTCTGATTTCATCATTCAGGCTGTCTTCAAATGGGATGCACATTTTTTATTCAATAGGTACAATTTCTCAAGCATATTTACTGAGGTATACAAACTCCCTTTCACATTCAGCcattaatttatttcattacTTTAATTCAAGAAgttctcttttcttcttatcaAAATACCTTTTttcaacatatttctttttaaacttagtCTGGAAGAAATCCTAGGAAACTTTATCTCTTGGTACCACTATTGTTAACGTAGTCCACCAATACACTTCCTTTTTTAACAGTGAAACGACACGTCTAAGAAAATCATCAGGAGAGCAAGTCATTTCTTAAAAAACTCATAGGATATTTTGAAGCCAATACTAAGCTTTAACTGGATCATCCTCTGACCTACCTCAGAATTCTTCAGCACCACATTTCCTAAGCTTTTCAATCGGTATACGTTGACTAGATCCAGTCACAGAAGGATGTGGAGGTGCAAAAGGAGGTATAAcaaggggtggaggttgttgagtagcaaCATTCATTTGCATAAATTCTTTAAACCACTAGCTCATAAACCTGAAGAACATGTTTTTAAGTTCGTTTTTAGATACTTGTGGAATTGTAATATTACTACTTGTCCCTTGTTCTATGTTCAGTACATTACTATTAACCTCATCAGTGTCAGCATGATCAAATCCGACcgacatctttacaatctataagaaaaacaaagGTTAGATCAAATcaaacacatcacactatcacaggtttatATGGTATGTAATTCTAGACTTTACACACGCAACGTTTAGCatgagaactgactaaatcgtaactctgataccactaaatgtaaaatTCCTAACCCATTTTTGTCGCCGGACAAGGGCTATAGAATGTTAGCGTACAAATCGGAATAAAAAACTTCGAATTACattaataatgttatttattaataatttttaaatctcATATAAATCTAACAAGTGTACACATTTGGGTCTTAAAATCaaaatgagattaatttgaaataattcaaaaaatctaagaaaaagttagaaatttagaaaacaggggtcacacggccatgtgacataaCCCAAACCGTGTAGTGTTTGAACAatgagacacacaaccgtgtcctagcccatgtcttaaaccgtgtaactcactgacttagatCACACGACTGTGTTATAAGCCATGCGACTCTCTAACTTGATACACATGGACGTATCGCAGACCATTTGACTCACTGACTTgatacacacggccgtgttgtgGACCAGGTCTTAGATCGTGTAtagcacacgaccatgtggtagcCCGTGTCTAAAGCTGTGTAcaccaaaatgaaccttaaaaaacaagtttaccatttcaacctTTCTTGGACACCAAGCAATCCAATTACCAGCCCTTAGACCTATTCAAATTATCATTAAACCTACTCAAATCATGCCAAATCAACCATTTTAAGTGCTTAACCAATGTACCTTtattggtaccacaattatacATACATGTACAATGATATAAATCATCAACCATTCAACCATTCAAACATGCATACTTATTCTATTTGAGCCAATTATCCAACCTCCTAATTTACCAAGTTAAAATCAAACTTATACCAATTGTTATTCTTAGCTAAGCTTACCAAAACTAAACTACAAACTACATTTAACAAACTTATGTTTATCACCACACTTAGCAACCATATAATATCTTCACATTACGAATCAAACATAAATCCAAAGATCAACTAGGCACATgcttatatatacacatatcaaaCAAGGTCGTTGATGTAACAACCTATTACATGCTATATAATCCaaaataaacattcaaaaactaccaaaatcgGATGGATAGTGTAACTTAAGTGTTGATTCGGTCTTCCATCCTACAAAAAGATATCTACAATAAAATGCAAatcacacaagtaagcttattgaagcttagtaagtttgacggACAGAAACAATGAATCTTACCGAAATAAACATAGCAAATTAATCAAATATAATTCCACAACTAATGTTTCTTGTCATCCACGATTTCAAACTAGTGAATTACATAACTCAATTAAATtctcaaatattaatttttcgaAAAGCATACATGTCTATAACGAAATCACCTCAAGATATCAAGTATAAAACATACCTTTCGAAGTCTTTAAACAAGCAATTAATCCAATAATTACGACCTAATGAATGGCTTACAGATACGAGTACACAAATTGTCCAACCAATAACAGGCCAAGTGAttataagagctaatccaaccaataACACACCTCAGCACTAAGTGTCAGCCTGAAGGCTTTACATTTGCCCCTGATAACACGCCAGAATCAATGAGTAATACACGATGgctcgcaacaaatgttgaacgtCGGTATACTCAGGAAATATATAATTCATGTAACATCTCTTCCTCTTCAAGCCTCGTATAACATGCCATGTAATTAGTCGTACTCTATCCCGCGTTCATCTGACCCAAACATAGTAATTCAATAGGCATTTTTCGAGTAATTTCACATCATTAATATAGCAATAAATATCGATTATTCCATAGCATATTATTATAGATATTAAGTTACAAACCGAACAAACTTACttgaactaaattgtaatagttgcaaaagtttagggactattacGTAATTATCCCTTTTCTACGTAAGTCAACAaggtcttgatctaaaatgtaagaAAACTAAACAGCGGAAACAACCTTCTTGTGTTTTGTGTCTTTACAATTTTCATTTGGTGATTGAAGGCGTAACCACTGCCTTAAACACCACTTCATTTTAGTAGTATGATTCTTAgcaattgttttattatttcagatttttatataattaaattaatacattatatcattatatattttatataaacgttaaaatttaaattttataaattttaataattattaacttTGAATATTtactgtatatatataataattacattaaaaatattctatatttagaattattattttttaaaatttactttaatttataatttaacatgaaaaatcactattatttataatttataaaatatttataaaatatttccatAAATTTGGACTTTTTAggatatttaatcatatttatctTAGGCTTGAGCTCAAATTGATTTTGGGCTTGAAAGCTTATTTATCTTGGGCTTGAGCTCAAATTGATTTTGGGCTTGGAAGGTTTctcgagtttttattttcttatagtcAAATTTTCTCGAATTCAAATCATTATGAGCTCAAAGTGATATGGATGAGCTTTCGTGTAACGCCCTCAACCTAATCTGATTCACCAGATCCATATCTCAGGTGTTGCCACTCTATTATAGACTCATACTAAGACAAAATATGCAAACTTTTTGAAATATAGATATCATATTTAGTGATGCTACCCGGCTAACTTATGTTTGGGTATACATTATGTATTTACAACTACTGAACAAAACTTTTCTCTCGGTGAGGTCTTAAAAGATCATATAAATCATACTTATTTACAATGTTCTATCTATTTTGCCTCTAACCAATTTTATTGGCTACATTGATACTGCTTACATATTTTGTTTGCTCTACAAGGTTCAAAAATTAATTTCTTAGCTTATTCACAGTATTTTTGTGAAATTCAAACACTCCACTTTGCTCGATCTGTATGCATAACAGCCCATCTCGCCATTCTTTGGCGTAACCCTGGCATCGTCCCTCCTAGCGTAGTCTCATTTAGATTACCTatgatataaaataaacaaaggtAAGCTTGATAGAACTTAGTGAGTAAACCCAGATCAAACACTAGATCTGAACATCTAACACGAAACCAGCAACATCCACTGCCTATGAAACATAGAAACATCATTAAAACTCATTCACATACATTATTACCATCATCAAAAGCATAAACAAACCCTATTTCCTTTAATATTACTATTCAACCATAGTTAACAGACTTTCTCTTACAAAATTCTACATGCATAATTGTAATACTTACCCAGGATATGAAATAATCTTCTGCTTAAGCTCAGATATTTAGTTCTAGCTTAACGATAACTTTAGTTAGCTTCCAAAGAAAACTACAGCAACATTTTCAATGGAAGAAtaataaaggaagaagaaaatccCCTTTTCTTAagttcataaataaatatatatacaagacTTATGTCCTCAAAGTAAAACAAGACATGTGTCACATTCCTACAAGATTACCTTTATTAATAATCTATAGTTATAAAtgaaaatctaatattttatttacccGGTTATTCATCCCATTGATTCTTAATCAACTTACCTTGTAACTTAACTTGCATAGTGCTCTAGACAAGTAATGCACACTACACCTCTGATGTGTACTCATTCCATGCTTACCCCTTTCACTTggcttatattttaaaataacacagAAATCTGACATTGAACCACCATTAACTTTCACATGTAATGGAATGCGCCCATCCTGAACGCCAAAAGAAATACTTGGGCGAATACTACCACGCCAAATCGAATATTTAGGTTTGTGCCCCAGAACCTTGGATTCtccaaatttagggtgttacattttgaccTTAGgcttaaatttctaaaaattattatttgtatatgaatttatattatatttaacatttttatattaattataatacaaaaaaattttaaaaatgaaaaattatattatattatttttaaattcttaatcaTATTATTTATGAAGGTTAAATTTTTTTGGATATGTAATTGCCCattaaaaaatggtaaattaaaaaaatatgtttttttagtttAAGTATTAATGTTGTTTTTTTACATTTACCGGGATATGCTATTTTTTGGGAAAGAAATGAAAACACATCCTACAGGGCATGTTTTTAAGAGAGAGAAATGAAAACATGCCTCGTATAATGCATTTTTAGGGCAATGGTAACCTTTCCAACGGTCACAATTCCAACAGCTACACCCCAACAaccatattttttctttataaactcctccaaacttcattcttttcaattcaaactcaattcTTAATTCCTAATTTTCTCGATAATTTCGTTTTAAATCTTTCTTTGAATCCTATTCtcttcgattttattttattccttataatttgtaaaatgaaaaattaacttATTCGTTTAGATGACAAGCACATCTCCAGCGttcaattacaaatggtaagaaaatattatgaaattatttaattttaattagttaattattatgttgttaacattattaaatttttatgtttatatactcgGGATGAATATCAGATTTTGGAGacatacatacacaatttaagTGTGAGTGCATCGGTTGCCATTCATGGACACTTGCGAGTTGTGAGATTCCTATATATAACTCTCATGCTcggggggactaaattggatccccCACTTATTAGTGCTTTGGTGGAAAGATAGAGACTtgaaatacacaaatttcatctTCCTTACGgtgagtgtacaattacactcgaGAGCGTTGATTTACAGCTCGATCTACCAGTTGATGGGAAAGTCGATACGGGGCTAGTGGCAATTGCCGACTGGAGTGAAATATGCGAGCAACTATTAGGAAAGGTGTCGAACAAGTTTAAGGTAGCTGGATTGAGATGGGGTGGTTGGAGGAGAACTTCAAATGTATCGAAACCTCCACGAGTGACTTTGAAGAAGAACAATTCGCATGGGCATTCATCTTGAAGTATCAGTTCTGACCGGCCCGATTTGCATTTCACTAAGAAGCCGTTGTCGGCCTAATTCACATTTCATCTTTTTTGCTTTGTACAACAACTCCTCTCTGTTGGAAACCTTCTTCTCGTTAACTTTGCCACAAGTTACAGCAATGAGCTCACCACATTTGGTAGAGACGGATAAAATAAATTACTTGATTATACTGGAAAATCCTTGTGTTTTTCGCTATGACTATGACTATGACTTAGACTTTTGTATGAGTTTTATAAAACATCATTCTCTGATGAGGTGAAACTCTTTGCCATGGCCGCATAACCACTGCCAATTGGGGCCCCCAGTTATACTCCATCCCTTGACAACATAACTTTTGTAAACTTGAAGCTCTAGATACACTTTAATCCGTGACTGTTTAATCAACATCAACTGGGACCTTGAGTTGCAATGCAATCACGACTTCTCGGGTGATGGCCATTCTTAGATGACAGATGAAATTTTTAGGTCACCGCTTTCCACAATATCACCGTGAATTCATATGTACCTTAAAACTATAACATTGTCTATCTCAAATACAgacaaaaataaatctataaatttctaatttttaaccaaaaaaaaagaaatttttttaacaaagtgAAAACTGACCTAAAGGCGCGTTTTCATTTCTATCTCCTAACAACGCATCCTATAAAGCGTGTTTTCATTCCTCTCTCCCAAAGCAACATATccctaaaaaatagaaaatttggtTAATTTACCCCAtcaaaaaatatagataaattatttttaattcttaGTCAATATTGTctcttttttattatcattagcTTTGGTGATTAAAAACAATTAATGAGAAACAAAATGATAAGGAAAACGCAGCTTTTCTACCAAGTCATATGTTACACAATCACATATATTAATTTCTTTCCTCATCTTTTAAGGCCTTAAACTTGAAGCTTTCCAGCCCACATTCCCTTCAATATCTTAATatcttcttccttttcttcttcagTAACCCTTTCTTGCTCTTCTTCTTACTTTTTCCTTTTcatgtatttatattattttctgtgttccTTTTATTTTCAGCAGTAAAGGGGAAaaagccaaaagaaaagaaaagaaagtatcTTCACCTTGTGAAGGGCATATTTTCTATTGCAACTTTCAAAggaaaaagattttatttttattttttctttgcatGTCTAACTCAGAAATCAATATCACAACCAAACCCAGTTCAACTTTGACTTTAATTGCTCttatcattattctaataaactgTTCTAGTAGGtggaattttttctttttcttttttttacttctgttttcttcaaaaatttctagctttgttttttgttttaatctTAAACAAAATTTTCGTTTGTGATACCTTTGTCTAAAATCCCTTTTCCAGCTTTGAATAGGACTGCATTTTTCCAACATTGCATATCTATGCTCCTAAATTTAGGTCTCATCTATGCCTtaaaagtttctttttttttaatccacCTGCTCATCAAAACCACATGTTTTGAAATCTCTTTACAGTTCATTCATGCATTAATAAATAACTTTGGATTAAGTCATATTCTTTTCCATTATCCTGATATTCACTCAATCACTCCTCAAATCTTGTTGttttagtcaaattattaatGCTCATTCGTTGGTAAGGGACCTGAAGGGTAACCTCGGGTTCTTCCCTTTTTCTTCTTGGGTTATGGTCAAGGTGGTATTTTATGCCGGCTACTTGAATTTGTGGGCTCCTGACTTTACCTTTCAGGTACCAAACGAGGAAAATGCTTGCTTCCATTTCTTCAGTCTTATTAACCTTACGTTTTCTTTCTTTGATTTTTGCTGTCAATCTTTTGAAATGTTCAATTTTTAGCCGGTTTTTACCTAATCATCATTGAAATGTGGTTTCCATCACGTTGATTAAACATAAATAGGTCACGAATTTTGAAGGTTTCAGTTATAGTTTTCTATGAGCTGCATTATGCTTGGTCTTGAAAATGATGTACTTTGCCTATTTTCCTCCTTTCTTAGCCTAATTATATGCTAAATGAGGTTAAATGACTAGATTTATAGTGCTCTTTTTTGTGTGTTATTGTACTGATTTTCTTGTGTTGACTCTTTAAAGCATATGCAATATGCTTGAACAGGATAAACTTCCCCATGGTTTTGCTCTCCTTTTATGTATCTCTCTTGGGTCATTGCTATCTGGGATTGCAGTTTCAGAAATTCCATTGGGGTCAAAACTTTCTGTAGGAGAAAGTACTTCCTGGGTTTCTTCTAATGGTGATTTTGCAATTGGATTTTATAACTTCCCTGATCAGCCAAAACAGTTTAGTGTTGGCATTCGTTTCAATTCGAAGTCTGTTCCTGTCAATAAACAGACAGTGGTTTGGGTTGCCGGAGGTGATGTTACTGTGGGTAACAATTCATATTTCCAGCTTCAAGAGAACGGGGAATTGGTTCTTTTTGATGCCTTGCAGGGTGAAGAAGTGTGGACCAGCAAAACAAGCCAATTATCTGTGGCATTAGCGGTTCTTCGCGACGATGGCAATCTCGTCTTACTGAATGAGAATAGAGATGTAATTTGGCAAAGCTTCGATAGTCCAACAGATACACTTCTTCCTGGCCAGAGACTTTCTACTTTTAGAACATTGAGAGCTGCCAGTCAAAACTATGTTTCGAGTTTATATAGCCTCTACATGAATGTGTCTGGTCAGTTACAACTAAAGTGGGAGAGCAGCATCATCTATTGGAGTGCCGGAAGGCCTTCTCATTCAAATCTCAGTGCTGTTCTCACTTCAGATGGAAGCCTGCAACTTGTGGCCCCCAATTTGGAAAGGTTTTGGTCTGTGTTTGGAGAAGATCATAATGACACTGTGAGATTCAGGTTCCTCCGGCTGGATGTGGATGGTAATTTGCGGTTATATTCATGGATGGAGGTTTCACAAACGTGGAGATCAGTTTGGCAAGCTGTTGAGAATCAATGTAATGTCTTTGCAACTTGTGATCAACAAGGCATCTGCGCATTTAATGCTTCTGGTTCCCATGTTTGCACTTGCCCATTTCACCATGCAGTGCAATCAAATTCAAAATGTTTGGTTTCATCTCAGCATGACTGCAAACCAGGATCCATTATGGTTGAGCATGCCAACATGTTCCTTTACGGAATTTACCCAGTTCACGATTTTATCTCCCGAACTAGTCTAGACAAATGCAAAAGCATGTGCCTAAGTGACCCAAGTTGCACTGCAGTAACCTTCACAAATGATGGAAGTGCAAAATGCAGGATGATGAAAACTCAGTATGTCAGTGGTTATTCGGATCCATCACTTAGTGCAACCTCTTTTGTTAAGAGGTGTTCGGACCCCTTAGCTGCTGATCCCATCTTCCCATTGAAGTCTCCACCGCAAGCACACAAGGAGCCTTATAATATTTGCATTCCTTGTCTAGTTGGAGCAGCCTCGGgcacaatttttgtttttattgtgatTCAGTTGGGAATGGGATTTTACCtttacaaaagaaaaaacaacTACAGGAGATTGGCTTCTTTAGCTCATTCCCGTCCTGGTTCAAAATGTTTAATAATGTTATCCTTCACTGAGATTAAGGAGCTTACTGGGAATTTCAATGATCAAATTGGGCCGAAAATGTTCAAAGGTGCCTTACCTGATAAACAACCAGTCGCAGTCAAAGAGCTGGAAGGAACTATTGAAGCAAGAAAGTTTCGAGCTGCTGTGTCAAAGGTGGGAAGCATTTATCACAAAGGTCTTGCCAAGCTGGAAGGCTATTGTTGTGAGTTCAATCACAGGTATTTGGTCTATGAATATGCTGAGAATGGCTCTCTGGAGAAATACATAGAAAATCCAACACTTGCTGAGAGACTGACATGGAGAAAGAGGATGGATATTAGCATAAACGTTGGTAGAGCCATATTTTATTTGCACACCGAGTGTAGAGAATTTCTATGCCATGGAAATTTGGAATGTGAAAATGTAGTCCTTGATGAAAATTTTGAGGCCAAAGTGAAGGAATTTGGGTTGGGGATGCTTTATGGTGAAGCATCCTCCCGTAGGGCTTCAGCACAGAAAGATGTGGAAGATTTTGGCAAGATGGTTTTGACATTAGTTAGTGGGTTTAAAGAAGTGAAGGATGTTCTTGATTGGGCTTACAAAGAATGGATGGAAGGCCATCCGGAGAACGTAGTAGATAAAAGACTCAAGAACGAAGTGGATGCTGAGGAATTGGAATGTGCATTGAGAATCACATTTTGGTGCCTTCAAGCAGATGAACGGGTGAAACCATCTATGGGGGAGGTAGTCAAGGTGTTGGAGGGCACACTTCCTGCCGATCCTCCTCCGCCACCTTTCAGTTGTCTGATATCAGCGAGGGAGGTTGAAGACACCTCTGAATCTGGCTCAGAGGTATAGAATTGTAATCCTTTTCATTGATTTTCGCTTTTCAATTGTGTAGTTGAATTAGAGCTAACATTCTCACCTATAACAATGAGGTTTTGTTCCATAGGGCATTTGCTCTTTTTCCCTACTGATGTTAGTGGAAAAGCATCTTTTGTCAAATTGTTTGCTTCTACACTGTGACTTGGCTTGCACTTAAAATGCTTGATTTTTACCGTACTTGGCTTAGAGTTTG includes:
- the LOC107949544 gene encoding G-type lectin S-receptor-like serine/threonine-protein kinase SD3-1: MLEQDKLPHGFALLLCISLGSLLSGIAVSEIPLGSKLSVGESTSWVSSNGDFAIGFYNFPDQPKQFSVGIRFNSKSVPVNKQTVVWVAGGDVTVGNNSYFQLQENGELVLFDALQGEEVWTSKTSQLSVALAVLRDDGNLVLLNENRDVIWQSFDSPTDTLLPGQRLSTFRTLRAASQNYVSSLYSLYMNVSGQLQLKWESSIIYWSAGRPSHSNLSAVLTSDGSLQLVAPNLERFWSVFGEDHNDTVRFRFLRLDVDGNLRLYSWMEVSQTWRSVWQAVENQCNVFATCDQQGICAFNASGSHVCTCPFHHAVQSNSKCLVSSQHDCKPGSIMVEHANMFLYGIYPVHDFISRTSLDKCKSMCLSDPSCTAVTFTNDGSAKCRMMKTQYVSGYSDPSLSATSFVKRCSDPLAADPIFPLKSPPQAHKEPYNICIPCLVGAASGTIFVFIVIQLGMGFYLYKRKNNYRRLASLAHSRPGSKCLIMLSFTEIKELTGNFNDQIGPKMFKGALPDKQPVAVKELEGTIEARKFRAAVSKVGSIYHKGLAKLEGYCCEFNHRYLVYEYAENGSLEKYIENPTLAERLTWRKRMDISINVGRAIFYLHTECREFLCHGNLECENVVLDENFEAKVKEFGLGMLYGEASSRRASAQKDVEDFGKMVLTLVSGFKEVKDVLDWAYKEWMEGHPENVVDKRLKNEVDAEELECALRITFWCLQADERVKPSMGEVVKVLEGTLPADPPPPPFSCLISAREVEDTSESGSEV